Proteins encoded in a region of the Dreissena polymorpha isolate Duluth1 chromosome 6, UMN_Dpol_1.0, whole genome shotgun sequence genome:
- the LOC127833559 gene encoding uncharacterized protein LOC127833559, which yields MFNLTTSGNMTSGFNDAEANSLIEKLKNRIREENMRYALGMISCYDPATPNNYTRITIEEGLNFIKLLRYNFNFGTVYVKAGLDYEILVSNKNQQNEKTISLACISVNGKVVVESKMVINDINDNTQCGLETPTLQALTSFSLVHC from the exons atgttcaatttaaCAACATCAGGAAACATGAC GAGTGGTTTCAACGATGCAGAAGCAAATAGTCTTATTGAGAAGCTTAAGAACAGGATCAGAGAAGAAAATATGA GATATGCACTTGGTATGATCAGCTGTTATGATCCGGCTACTCCCAATAATTATACTCGTATCACCATAGAAGAGGGACTGAACTTCATAAAACTATTGCGATATAACTTCAATTTTGGGACTGTCTATGTCAAAGCTGGACTGGATTATGAG ATTCTTGTGAGCAACAAGAACCAACAGAATGAGAAGACCATTTCTCTAGCATGTATCAGCGTTAATGGAAAG GTCGTTGTGGAATCCAAAATGGTCATTAATGATATCAATGACAACACCCAGTGTGGATTGGAGACTCCTACTCTGCAAGCATTAACGAG TTTCTCCCTGGTCCATTGCTGA